One Solanum lycopersicum chromosome 4, SLM_r2.1 DNA window includes the following coding sequences:
- the LOC138348057 gene encoding uncharacterized protein translates to MYPDLKKIYLLDGMKKDIAEYVDKFPNCLQVMAKHLKPGSLTQIFEVPNWKYKAINMASWMTKYAHFIPVKSTYRAEEYTEELSLLHISGDLSKRSWAHRVAGMTICFCKSSRIIVAITPALGLHCLRGDDVWQEVEVDSEKCLGDPTSILPVECLGVGEDLSYEDVLVEILDRQIKRLRNKSISIVKVLWRNHLVEDATWEVEVNMGSRYPNLFSS, encoded by the exons ATGTATCCTGATCTTAAGAAGATTTATTTGttggatggcatgaagaaggacattgcagaaTATGTGGACAAGTTTCCTAATTGTCTGCAGGTTATGGCAAAACATCTTAAGCCTGGCAGTCTTACTCAGATTTTTGAGGTTCCAAATTGGAAGTACAAGGCCATTAATATggcttcgtg GATGACTAAGtatgcccactttatccctgtcaAGTCTACTTACAGAGCCGAGGAATAT acagaggagctcagtttacttcACATTTCTGGAGATCTTTCAAAAAGATCTTGGGCACACAG ggtagctgggatgaccatctGCTTTTGtaagagttctcgtataatagtagctatcactccagcattgggattACATTGTCTGAG GGGTGATGATGTTTGGCAGGAAGTGGAAGTTGATTCCGAG aagtgcctaggtgatccaacaTCGATTCTACCTGTGGAATGTTTGGGGGTCGGTGAGGACCTGTCCTACGAGGATGTACttgttgagatcttagacagacagATCAAGCGGCTTAGGAACAAGAGTATTTCCatagtgaaggtattgtggagaaatcatcttgttgaggatGCTACGTGGGAGGTTGAGGTCAATATGGGATCTCGTTACCCTAATCTTTTTAGCTCTTGA